One Cryptosporangium aurantiacum DNA window includes the following coding sequences:
- a CDS encoding error-prone DNA polymerase encodes MGWDNPPLPWKELERALSGEIPDGGDAPGWSRKREAYVAPAAPKPQHTTPYAELHCHSNFSFLDGASHPEELVEEAVRLGLTGLALTDHDGMYGVVRFAEAAAAHGLATVFGAELSLGLSGPQNGVADPEGEHLLVLARDPEGYHRLCSVMSEAHLRGKEKGKPVYRLDELADAADGHWLILTGCRKGAVRRALDPTGGGPSGPSGPSGVDQALRGLIDRFGRDNVVVELTDHGDPLDSERNDVLFALAAEHRLRCVATNNVHYAAPARRKLATALAAVRARRSLDEIEGWLPAAATAHLRSGAEMAQKFARYPGAVATAAAIAAECAFDLQLIAPNLPDCEVGPGHTEMSWLRHLTMRGAEDRYGTREERPDAYAQIDHELDVIERLGFPGYFLIVESITAWCKQNDIFCQGRGSAANSAVCYALGITNVDAVGYGLLFERFLAPERDGPPDIDLDIESGRREEVIQHVYETYGRRRAAQVANVISYRPKSAIRDVAKAFGFSPGQQDAWSKQLEHWGKIGEAEVPAPVAEMAEQLLTFPRHLGIHSGGMVLCDRPVTEVCPVEWARMENRTVLQWDKDDCAAAGLVKFDLLGLGMLTALHYCRDLVRDHHGLLVDLHRIPLDDKAVYAMLCEADSVGVFQVESRAQMATLPRLRPRKFYDLVVEVALIRPGPIQGGSVHPYIRRRNGLEKARYAHPLLENALEKTLGVPLFQEQLMQMAVDVAGFSAAEADQLRRAIGSKRSPERMDALKDRFYAGMAANGITGELADQIFSQLAAFANFGFPESHAMSFAALVLYSSWFKRYFPAAFCAALLAAQPMGFYSPQSLVADARRHGVTVRGPDLNASLAKATLERVSDGPHAWPQPGAAPRLDHAVRLGLASVRTISDDLADRLVAEREANGPFSDMTNLTQRIALTTAQVEALATAGAFDCFGLSRRAALWAAGAVAQGRPDRLAGVVVGVEAPMLPGMSDVEEAIADVWATGVSPDSYPTQFVRPQLDARGVVPISGLRDLPDGTRVLVGGVVTHRQRPATAGGVTFVNLEDETGMLNVVCTQGVWTRYRRVARGSAALLVRGRLQSVEGVIGVNAEVLEPLSLRVASSSRDFR; translated from the coding sequence ATGGGCTGGGACAATCCACCGCTGCCGTGGAAGGAGCTGGAGCGGGCGCTCTCCGGCGAGATCCCGGACGGCGGTGACGCGCCCGGCTGGTCCCGCAAACGCGAGGCCTACGTGGCGCCGGCAGCCCCGAAGCCGCAGCACACGACCCCGTACGCCGAGCTGCACTGCCACTCGAACTTCAGCTTCCTCGACGGTGCCAGCCACCCCGAGGAACTGGTCGAGGAGGCGGTGCGGCTGGGGCTGACCGGGCTCGCGCTCACCGACCACGACGGGATGTACGGGGTGGTCCGGTTCGCCGAGGCGGCCGCCGCCCACGGCCTGGCCACGGTGTTCGGTGCCGAGCTGAGCCTGGGGCTGTCCGGGCCGCAGAACGGGGTGGCCGACCCGGAGGGTGAGCACCTGCTCGTGCTCGCCCGCGACCCGGAGGGCTACCACCGGCTCTGCTCGGTGATGAGCGAAGCTCATCTGCGCGGGAAGGAGAAGGGCAAGCCGGTCTACCGGCTCGACGAGCTGGCCGACGCCGCCGACGGCCACTGGCTGATCCTCACCGGCTGCCGCAAGGGGGCGGTACGGCGTGCGCTCGATCCCACCGGCGGCGGCCCGAGCGGCCCGAGCGGCCCGAGCGGCGTTGATCAGGCGTTGCGCGGCCTGATCGACCGCTTCGGCCGGGACAACGTCGTCGTCGAGCTCACCGACCACGGCGACCCACTGGACTCCGAGCGCAACGACGTGTTGTTCGCGCTGGCGGCCGAGCACCGCCTGCGGTGCGTCGCGACGAACAACGTGCACTACGCGGCACCGGCCCGGCGCAAGCTGGCCACCGCGCTGGCCGCGGTCCGGGCCCGCCGCAGCCTGGACGAGATCGAGGGCTGGCTGCCCGCTGCCGCCACCGCCCACCTGCGGTCCGGTGCCGAGATGGCCCAGAAGTTCGCCCGCTACCCCGGTGCGGTGGCGACCGCCGCGGCGATAGCGGCCGAGTGCGCGTTCGACCTGCAGCTGATCGCCCCGAACCTGCCCGACTGCGAGGTCGGTCCTGGTCATACCGAGATGAGCTGGCTGCGTCATCTGACGATGCGAGGCGCCGAAGACCGGTACGGCACTCGGGAGGAACGTCCGGACGCCTACGCCCAGATCGACCACGAGCTGGACGTGATCGAGCGACTCGGGTTCCCCGGCTACTTCCTGATCGTCGAGTCGATCACCGCCTGGTGCAAACAGAACGACATCTTCTGCCAGGGCCGGGGGTCGGCCGCCAACTCCGCGGTCTGTTACGCGCTGGGCATCACGAACGTCGACGCGGTGGGGTACGGGCTGCTGTTCGAACGGTTCCTGGCGCCGGAGCGCGACGGCCCACCCGACATCGATCTCGACATCGAATCCGGCCGGCGCGAGGAGGTCATCCAGCACGTCTACGAGACGTACGGACGCCGCCGGGCCGCTCAGGTCGCGAACGTGATCAGCTATCGACCGAAATCGGCCATCCGTGACGTCGCCAAGGCTTTTGGTTTTTCACCGGGTCAGCAGGACGCCTGGAGCAAGCAGCTGGAGCACTGGGGGAAGATCGGCGAAGCCGAGGTTCCCGCGCCGGTGGCCGAGATGGCCGAGCAGTTGCTGACGTTCCCCCGGCACCTGGGCATCCACTCCGGCGGCATGGTGCTCTGCGACCGGCCGGTGACCGAGGTGTGCCCGGTCGAGTGGGCCCGGATGGAGAACCGCACGGTCCTGCAGTGGGACAAGGACGACTGCGCGGCCGCCGGACTGGTCAAGTTCGATCTGCTGGGGCTGGGCATGCTCACCGCGCTGCACTACTGCCGTGACCTGGTGCGCGACCACCACGGCCTGCTCGTCGACCTGCACCGGATCCCGCTGGACGACAAGGCGGTCTACGCGATGCTCTGCGAGGCCGACTCGGTCGGGGTGTTCCAGGTCGAGAGCCGCGCCCAGATGGCGACGCTGCCCCGGCTGCGGCCGCGGAAGTTCTACGACCTGGTCGTCGAGGTCGCGCTGATCCGGCCGGGGCCGATCCAGGGCGGCTCGGTGCACCCGTACATCCGGCGGCGCAACGGGCTGGAGAAGGCGCGGTACGCGCACCCCCTGCTGGAGAACGCGCTGGAGAAGACGCTCGGCGTCCCGCTGTTCCAGGAGCAGCTGATGCAGATGGCGGTCGACGTGGCCGGGTTCAGCGCGGCCGAGGCCGATCAACTGCGCCGGGCGATCGGCTCGAAACGCTCGCCGGAGCGGATGGACGCGCTGAAGGACCGGTTCTACGCGGGGATGGCCGCGAACGGCATCACCGGTGAGCTGGCCGACCAGATCTTCAGCCAGCTCGCCGCGTTCGCGAACTTCGGGTTTCCGGAGAGCCACGCGATGAGCTTCGCGGCGCTGGTGCTCTACAGCTCGTGGTTCAAGCGGTACTTCCCGGCCGCGTTCTGCGCCGCGCTGCTGGCGGCCCAGCCGATGGGGTTCTACTCGCCGCAGTCGCTGGTCGCGGACGCCCGGCGGCACGGCGTCACGGTGCGCGGGCCGGACCTGAACGCGAGCCTGGCGAAGGCCACGCTGGAGCGTGTTTCCGACGGTCCGCACGCATGGCCGCAGCCCGGGGCCGCGCCGCGGCTCGACCACGCCGTGCGGCTGGGGCTCGCGTCGGTGCGCACGATCAGCGACGACCTGGCCGACCGGCTGGTGGCCGAGCGGGAGGCGAACGGACCGTTCAGCGACATGACGAACCTGACCCAGCGGATCGCGCTCACCACCGCGCAGGTCGAGGCGCTGGCCACGGCCGGGGCGTTCGACTGCTTCGGGCTCTCCCGGCGGGCCGCGCTCTGGGCTGCGGGCGCGGTGGCGCAGGGGCGGCCGGACCGGCTGGCCGGGGTCGTGGTCGGGGTGGAGGCGCCGATGCTGCCCGGGATGTCGGACGTGGAGGAGGCGATCGCGGACGTCTGGGCGACCGGCGTCTCGCCGGACAGCTACCCGACGCAGTTCGTCCGTCCGCAGCTGGACGCCCGGGGAGTGGTGCCGATCAGCGGGCTGCGCGACCTGCCGGACGGGACCCGTGTGCTGGTCGGCGGGGTGGTCACGCACCGGCAGCGGCCGGCGACCGCGGGCGGCGTCACGTTCGTCAACCTGGAGGACGAGACCGGCATGCTCAACGTCGTCTGCACGCAGGGGGTCTGGACCCGGTACCGGCGGGTCGCCCGCGGCTCGGCGGCGCTGCTGGTGCGGGGGCGGCTGCAGAGCGTCGAGGGGGTGATCGGCGTGAACGCGGAGGTGCTGGAGCCGTTGTCGCTGCGGGTAGCGTCCTCGTCCCGGGACTTCCGGTGA
- a CDS encoding alkaline phosphatase family protein, protein MKTLPAAPAYGRRSAAELLPAAVRALGGPFEQAPDDVLRLPAANRVCILILDGLGAALLRQHTADAPFLASLDGEPPLTVGFPSTTATSMAGFGTGLAPGEHGMLGYQVRDPERGVLLNLLRWDRTAVPEVWQPQPTVFERVAATGLPVFHVGPAAFAQSPLTRAVWRGAEYRAADSPGSLVARTAATVAAEPRSLTVAYYSTVDGTGHVYGSRSAAWRHELAIVDRLVERLAAALPPDALLVVTGDHGMVDPSERIDLDAIPELREGVALLGGEARARHVYTVPGAAEDALAAWAEKLDGSAWVLSREAAVEAGWFGPVVRPELLGRLGDVVVAAGPDTALIATEQEPRESRLVGLHGSITPADLEVPVLLAREGGNVVAEP, encoded by the coding sequence GTGAAAACCCTGCCGGCCGCTCCGGCCTACGGCCGGCGCTCCGCGGCCGAACTGCTGCCCGCGGCCGTCCGTGCGCTCGGTGGCCCGTTCGAACAGGCTCCGGACGACGTCCTGCGGCTGCCCGCGGCGAACCGGGTCTGCATCCTGATCCTGGACGGGCTGGGGGCGGCCCTGCTGCGGCAGCACACCGCGGACGCGCCGTTTCTCGCGTCGCTCGACGGCGAACCACCGCTGACGGTCGGGTTCCCGTCCACGACCGCGACCAGCATGGCCGGGTTCGGCACCGGTCTCGCGCCGGGCGAGCACGGCATGCTCGGCTACCAGGTGCGCGACCCCGAGCGAGGGGTGCTGCTCAACCTCCTGCGCTGGGACCGGACGGCCGTGCCCGAGGTGTGGCAGCCGCAGCCGACGGTGTTCGAGCGGGTGGCCGCGACCGGCCTGCCGGTGTTCCACGTCGGCCCGGCCGCGTTCGCGCAGTCCCCGCTGACCAGGGCGGTCTGGCGGGGCGCGGAGTACCGGGCGGCCGACAGCCCCGGCTCGCTGGTCGCCCGCACCGCGGCGACGGTCGCGGCCGAACCGCGTTCGCTGACCGTCGCGTACTACTCCACGGTCGACGGCACCGGGCACGTCTACGGGTCGCGCTCGGCCGCCTGGCGGCACGAGCTGGCGATCGTCGACCGGTTGGTGGAGCGCCTGGCCGCTGCGCTGCCCCCGGACGCGCTGCTGGTCGTCACCGGGGACCACGGGATGGTCGACCCGTCCGAGCGGATCGACCTGGACGCGATCCCGGAGCTGCGCGAGGGTGTGGCGCTGCTGGGCGGCGAGGCGCGGGCCCGGCACGTGTACACCGTCCCCGGCGCCGCGGAGGACGCCCTCGCGGCCTGGGCGGAGAAGCTCGACGGCTCGGCCTGGGTGCTCTCCAGGGAGGCCGCGGTAGAGGCCGGTTGGTTCGGCCCGGTGGTGCGGCCCGAGTTGCTCGGACGACTCGGTGACGTGGTCGTCGCGGCCGGGCCGGACACCGCGCTGATCGCGACCGAGCAGGAGCCGCGCGAGTCCCGCCTGGTCGGCCTCCACGGCTCGATCACCCCCGCAGACCTCGAGGTGCCCGTGCTCCTCGCCCGCGAGGGCGGAAATGTCGTAGCCGAGCCATAG
- a CDS encoding DNA polymerase Y family protein, protein MASPARVAAVWAPDWPVVAAAAAADVPLHLPVAVLAANRVVACSEVARADGVRRGLRRREAQALCPELVLLDADPDRDARAFEPVVAAVEELAPGVEIVRPGLCAFRVRGPARYFGSEPAVAERVVDAVADRTGVEVLVGVAEGVFAAALAARSGGIVPPGESPAFLAPFDLAVVDHPDLVSLMRRLGVRSVGEFAALPAPDVLARFGPDGAAAHRLARGLEPRPLVARLPPVDLSARRELDPPAERVDTVAFVARTLAEEFAQRLADYGLACTRLIIEAATANGEELSRTWRHDGVLTVGDIADRVRWQLDGWLTGRSREDRPTAGVTVVRLAPEDVVEHGGAQLGLWGDTGADDERAHRALTRVQGLLGPDAVVTPVLGGGRDPESRVRYVAWRDAREPALPLEPPWPGRLPPPAPATVPPGPPPVSVLGADGEPVGVTGRHVLTALPTQVRLGSGPGRDVLAWAGPWPADERWWSPVQARRRAWLQVVLDGTEPSAYLLALEGGAWQLAGIYD, encoded by the coding sequence ATGGCTAGCCCTGCGCGCGTTGCTGCGGTGTGGGCGCCGGACTGGCCGGTGGTCGCCGCGGCGGCCGCCGCCGACGTTCCGCTGCACCTCCCGGTCGCGGTGCTGGCGGCCAACCGGGTGGTGGCCTGCTCCGAGGTGGCCAGGGCCGACGGCGTCCGCCGTGGTCTGCGCCGCCGCGAGGCGCAGGCGCTCTGCCCCGAGCTGGTCCTGCTCGACGCCGACCCCGACCGCGACGCGCGGGCGTTCGAGCCGGTCGTCGCGGCGGTCGAGGAGCTGGCGCCGGGCGTCGAGATCGTCCGGCCCGGGCTGTGCGCGTTCCGGGTCCGCGGTCCCGCCCGCTACTTCGGGTCGGAGCCCGCGGTCGCCGAGCGGGTGGTGGACGCGGTCGCCGACCGCACCGGCGTCGAGGTGCTGGTCGGCGTCGCCGAGGGGGTGTTCGCGGCCGCGCTGGCCGCCCGCAGCGGCGGGATCGTCCCGCCCGGGGAGTCCCCGGCCTTCCTGGCCCCGTTCGACCTCGCGGTCGTCGACCACCCCGACCTGGTGAGCCTGATGCGACGGCTGGGCGTCCGCAGCGTGGGTGAGTTCGCCGCGCTCCCGGCCCCGGACGTCCTGGCCCGCTTCGGCCCCGACGGCGCCGCCGCCCACCGCCTGGCCCGCGGGCTGGAGCCCCGCCCGCTGGTGGCGCGACTCCCACCGGTGGACCTGTCGGCCCGCCGGGAACTCGACCCGCCTGCTGAGCGCGTCGACACGGTCGCGTTCGTGGCCCGCACGCTCGCCGAGGAGTTCGCCCAGCGGCTCGCCGACTACGGGCTGGCCTGCACCCGGCTGATCATCGAGGCGGCGACCGCGAACGGTGAGGAACTGAGCCGCACCTGGCGCCACGACGGGGTGCTCACCGTCGGCGACATCGCCGATCGTGTCCGCTGGCAGCTCGACGGCTGGCTGACCGGGCGGTCGCGCGAGGACCGGCCGACCGCAGGCGTCACCGTGGTCCGGCTGGCGCCGGAGGACGTCGTCGAGCACGGCGGCGCGCAGCTGGGGCTCTGGGGCGACACCGGCGCCGACGACGAGCGGGCGCACCGGGCGCTGACCCGGGTGCAGGGCCTGCTCGGTCCGGACGCCGTGGTGACGCCGGTCCTCGGCGGTGGCCGCGACCCGGAGAGCCGGGTCCGGTACGTCGCCTGGCGTGACGCCCGGGAACCGGCGTTGCCCCTCGAACCACCGTGGCCGGGGCGACTCCCCCCGCCCGCCCCGGCCACGGTGCCCCCCGGTCCGCCGCCGGTCAGCGTCCTCGGCGCCGACGGCGAGCCGGTCGGGGTGACCGGCAGACACGTGCTCACCGCCCTGCCCACCCAGGTGCGGCTCGGCAGCGGACCGGGCCGGGACGTGCTGGCCTGGGCCGGTCCGTGGCCGGCCGACGAGCGCTGGTGGAGCCCGGTGCAGGCCCGTCGGCGCGCCTGGCTCCAGGTGGTGCTGGACGGGACGGAGCCGTCCGCGTACCTGCTGGCGCTGGAGGGCGGCGCCTGGCAGCTCGCCGGGATCTACGACTGA
- a CDS encoding methyltransferase domain-containing protein has translation MPRTRTQANPRYAVVWAVLNAELDGRTGPAHVVDAGGGTGGFAVPLAQAGHQVTVVDPSPDALAALARRAAERGVADRIIAYQGDADDLSTLVEPGTADVVLCHSVLEVVDDPDRTLTAVAAALRPGGCASVLVANRVATVLARALAGHFHQAQDALAGDLEPRRYDLDGLATLVTKAGLVPERWHGVRVLADLVPGAVVDVEPDALEALVALELALSERPPYRDIATQLHVLARR, from the coding sequence GTGCCCCGCACCCGCACGCAGGCCAACCCGCGCTACGCCGTGGTCTGGGCCGTGCTGAACGCGGAGCTCGACGGCCGCACCGGCCCCGCGCACGTCGTCGACGCCGGTGGCGGCACCGGCGGGTTCGCGGTACCGCTGGCGCAGGCCGGTCACCAGGTCACGGTGGTGGATCCGAGCCCCGACGCGCTCGCGGCGCTGGCCCGGCGGGCTGCCGAGCGTGGCGTCGCCGACCGGATCATCGCGTACCAGGGTGACGCCGACGACCTGTCCACGCTGGTCGAGCCCGGCACCGCGGACGTCGTCCTCTGTCACAGCGTCCTGGAGGTCGTCGACGACCCGGACCGGACGCTCACCGCGGTGGCGGCAGCGCTGCGTCCCGGTGGGTGCGCGAGCGTGCTGGTGGCCAACCGGGTCGCGACCGTGCTCGCGCGGGCGCTGGCCGGCCACTTCCACCAGGCGCAGGACGCACTGGCCGGTGACCTGGAGCCCCGCCGCTACGACCTCGACGGGCTGGCCACGCTCGTGACCAAGGCCGGGCTGGTACCGGAACGGTGGCACGGCGTCCGGGTGCTGGCCGATCTGGTGCCCGGCGCCGTCGTCGACGTCGAACCGGACGCGCTGGAGGCACTCGTCGCGCTGGAGCTGGCGCTGTCCGAGCGTCCGCCGTACCGGGACATCGCCACCCAGCTGCACGTGCTGGCCCGTCGGTGA
- a CDS encoding SAV_6107 family HEPN domain-containing protein, translating to MTYPVPVSVRPSTAVGDTSRGTPVSVPASALPHRTPRELLALARHGLGEAAVTRQPGPRYATAHLAALRAAAAVLAVRARPLPPGVRRPRSRPTSVWVLLTQVAPEMGEWAAFFATAAVKRAAAEAGLPRAVTAREADDLLRDSERFCTLIETTLGFPAQLPESAPRAG from the coding sequence ATGACCTATCCGGTCCCCGTTTCGGTCCGGCCGTCCACGGCCGTCGGCGACACGTCCAGGGGGACGCCGGTCTCGGTGCCCGCCTCGGCGCTGCCGCACCGCACCCCGCGTGAGCTGCTCGCGCTGGCCCGGCACGGGCTCGGGGAGGCCGCGGTCACCCGGCAGCCCGGTCCGCGTTACGCCACCGCGCACCTGGCCGCGCTGCGGGCCGCTGCGGCGGTGCTGGCGGTCCGGGCGCGCCCGCTCCCGCCGGGCGTCCGTCGTCCCCGGTCGCGGCCGACCAGCGTCTGGGTGCTGCTCACCCAGGTGGCTCCCGAGATGGGGGAGTGGGCGGCGTTCTTCGCCACCGCCGCGGTGAAGCGGGCCGCCGCCGAAGCCGGGTTGCCCCGTGCGGTGACCGCGCGCGAGGCCGACGACCTGCTCCGGGACTCCGAGCGGTTCTGCACGTTGATCGAGACCACGCTCGGCTTTCCCGCCCAGTTGCCGGAGAGCGCGCCCCGCGCGGGCTGA
- a CDS encoding DUF6504 family protein, which translates to MTEETEVRRGGGADAPVEFRWNGQIHRVREVLTHHRIRNSPRSAPSTRPDLPPSPAVVDELEARRAARAAGPVGPVEPVAEPPAATRPPDEEIWRVRASPSALQPAPALAGVFDLRFDWAVGRWTVTRIDILEEEL; encoded by the coding sequence GTGACCGAGGAGACCGAGGTCCGGCGCGGTGGTGGCGCGGACGCTCCGGTGGAGTTCCGCTGGAACGGTCAGATCCACCGGGTGCGAGAAGTTCTCACGCATCACCGCATCCGCAACTCGCCCAGGTCGGCCCCCTCCACGCGCCCCGACCTCCCACCTTCCCCAGCCGTGGTGGACGAGCTCGAAGCACGCCGGGCCGCGCGTGCAGCCGGTCCGGTGGGGCCGGTCGAGCCCGTCGCCGAACCGCCTGCCGCGACCCGTCCACCCGACGAGGAGATCTGGCGGGTTCGTGCGAGCCCGTCGGCATTGCAGCCGGCCCCCGCACTTGCCGGTGTCTTCGACCTGCGCTTCGACTGGGCGGTCGGGCGCTGGACCGTCACCAGGATCGACATCCTCGAGGAGGAACTGTGA